The following DNA comes from Nycticebus coucang isolate mNycCou1 chromosome 19, mNycCou1.pri, whole genome shotgun sequence.
gctgaggcaagagaatcatttaagcccaagagtttgaggttgctgtgagctatgatgtcacagtactttacggagggcaacaaagggactctgtctcaaaaaaaaaaaaaaattggaattcttAATTTTAGAATTCCCAGAAAAGAAGTCACCaagttgggattacacctgcggtgcatcttacaagggtacatgtgaaacttagtaaatgtagaatataaacgtcttaacacaataactaagaaaatgccaggaaggctatgttaaccagtgtgatgaaaatgtgtcaaacggtctataaaaccagtgtatggtgccccatgatcgcattaatgcacacagctatgatttaataataaaaaaaacaacttggtaACAcatcacaaatcataaaatcttttcaacatttggccatGACTTAACCATgttactttcaaaaaataaatggtgTTGCCATAGCATCAATAcctttaaggaattcctggaattggtgatGATTCAACCCCTTGGCCTTATGAAATTCACAATCTTGATTATGATTTGCATGatgttatcaatttttaaattttctcaatgtaaaatgcaaagatacttcatcaaatgtgagtttGGGGCAGTAACTGCATCATCGTCCATTAATTTTACAAGTCTTTTACCCACCACCAGTAACAATTACCAGATATGCTGAAGATGGACAAAGAAAATCGCTTCAACATACTGTTTATGgcttcatataaatctcttgatttagttatatcttttaatggcactatagaagccatttcttcagtggcATTATATTTGTCAACAGTACCTCTATAGAAATGGCAAGTTGAGCCACATTTATAGGGTCAGTGCTATCGCCAaagtgtaaaatttaaaaatagtatttttactctccaaatttctttcaatagattttccaatttcttcaatttaCCTGActatagtctggtgagacaaaagagattttagaaatatccccccTTTTTCAGGACAAGTTATATTGGCCAAGCTTTctatacattgcttaataaagtcatcagtaaatggttttcataaaaaaaaaaaaaaaaaaagaaatcaagtccAGATGGTTTCATGGGATAAttctaccattaaaaaaaaaaaaagcacatggaGGAAACAGCAAACTGTCCCCCACCACAGCTGGTGTGTGACCTGACTGCCCATGtgccccctcctccctcagctgcAGGGGGAGCATTGGGCCTGCTGCTCGGCTCCATCCCAGGGTTGACTGCCATGtgccccctcctccctcagctgcAGGGGGAGCATTGGGCTTGCTGCTGCTCGGCTCCATCCCAGGGCTGACTGCCATGtgccccctcctccctcagctgcAGGGGGAGCATTGGGCTTGCTGCTGCTCGGCTCCATCCCAGGGCTGACTGCCATGtgccccctcctccctcagctgcAGGGGGAGCATTGGGCTTGCTGCTGCTCGGCTCCATCCCAGGGCTGACTTCAGGCCTTTGTGAAGCGGGCACATCAGCCTCCAGAAAAAATGTGAGCAGTTTACTAATGAAGTCATTCCAAGGATCATGAAGGTCCTGGATAGGATTCTTCCTCTCAGAAATACTTTCCTCAGTATGATTTATCACGTAGGTCAGTAGCAGGAGCAGCCTGACAGGACCGCCTCCTGGAGTGATTGTCCTGCAGCCTCACGCTGCTTCCCAGGCCCTTCTTTTATGGTAAGAACTTACCTATGTAACTGAGCAAGACAGGAAGAAACACTAATCCGTGGGTGGCTCCCAGTAACACCATAGCTAAATACATCCTGAAGtaaaatatctggaaaatttgAGATTTGGCAAAGGCCAACACCACAATCCCTCCAAACTTTGTAAGTGTGATTCCACTGAAGACCTAGGGGAGGAGAGACAGTGTGAGGAACCACTTTCATCAACCTATTATAATCAAATGCATCCTCATACAGGGCTTTCTTAATATGAGGGTTAAagtggtgtttttcaaccttttctatctatggtgcacttgaacctatagttaaacttccacagcacacttaaattatatttatcaaaaataaaaaagttaaactaTACttaactatgctttgaacttctttcgaaaacaATGTACTCTATAAAAACTCTGAggcatggcttggtgcccgtagcacagtggttatggcgccagccacatacactgcgggtggcgggtttgaacctggcccaggccagctaaacaactccaacaacaacaaaaaatagccgagtgttgtggcaggcgcctgtagtcctagctacttgggaggctgaggcaagagaagagcttaagcccaagagttggagattgctgtgagctgtgaccctactgcaatctacctagggtgacatagtgagactgtctcaaaaaaaaaaaaaaaaaaaaataataaaagctctGAGGCACACAGTTGAAATCACTGGTCTAAACAGGGAACTGAGCCCTAGCTTACAGAGTGACTGAAAAGTCGCACTATATTTCATCCCAAACTTTTACCTGTTACTTTATGGGGTGGAGTATAAAAGCTGTGTATTTTGCAGAAACAGTATGTCTCTAAACTGAAGTAACATTATCTAAAACTGTTATAAAACAAAAGTTCAGTTTCACTCTCAAGAAGACTCTCCAGGCATGACCACAGATTATATCCTGGGTTCCAGTACTGGAGGCTCCCTTGCTTTCTGACAAACTGCACTGGCTGTATTACGAATAGGAAAGAAAACCCTCCAGCTCGGCTGGCCTTTGGCTTCCAGTGCGCGGGGCGCGAGGCAGCGTGGACAGCGGCTCCAGCATCTACCACCTGGCCGTCAGCAGCAGTGCCTTTGCTCACTCCGAGGCCTCCGGCCGCCGCCGCAACCCAGCGAACGGCCCAGATGCAGGCCATCAAGTATGTGGTGGTCAGAGACGGAGCTGTGGGTAAAACTTGCCAACTGATCAGTTATACAACCAATGCATTTCCTGGAGAATATATCCCTACTGTCTTTGACAATTATTCTGCCAATGTTATGGCAGATGGAAAACTGGAGAATCTGGGCTTATGGGATACAGCTGGACAAGAAGATTATGACAGATTACGCCCTCTATCCTATCCACAAACAGATGtattcttaatttgtttttcccttgTGAGTCCTGCATCATTTGAAAATGTCCGTGCAAAGTGGTATCCAGAAGTGCAACACCATTGTCCCAATACTCCCATCATCCTTGTGGGAACTAAACTTGATCTTAGGGATGATAAAGACATGATTGAGAAGCTGAAAGAGAAGAAGCTGACTCCTATCACCTATCCACAGGGTTTAGCCATGGCTAAAGAGATTGGTGCTATAAAATACCTGGAGTGCTCGGCTTTCACACAGCGGGGCCTCAAGACAGTGTTTGATGAAGCTATCCGAGCAGTTCTCTATCCACCACCGGTCAAGAAGAGGAATAGAAAATGCCTGCTGTTGTAAACGTCTGAGTCCCTTGTTTTTGGTCCTGTCCCTTGGAACCTTTGCACGCTTTGCTCAAAAAATGGTGGAGCCTTTGCACTGAATGCCAAGTTTTTGTTACAGATTAATTTTTCCATAAAACCATTTTGAACCAATCAgtaattttaaagttttgtttgttcTAAATGTAAGAGTTTAGActcacattttattaaaatttagccCTAAAATAGCAAGCCTTCTTAAAGACTTATTTTTTGTAAAgcccttgttcttgctcagaatAAGAGTTGCCAAAATACCTTCTGAACTAAGTTGCATTGTTGCACTATGAACACTAAGCACTAAACTGTTTAAAGACCTTTGTctttaagaagactgaaattaaaaaaaaaaaaagaagactgaaattaggaGATGTATACACTTTCTAAGTAGTTTTCAGATATGTAAAGCAAGTCAGCCTCTTTAAGGAAATGTTGCCATTTAATGCATCAATAATTTATCAGCCCACATTCAACACATAACATTGTACTGTATATCATAATGGAATGGGTATAACACCTCTTTGGATCAGTCTTTTTGATTTcatagtgaatttttaaaaaagatagttGATCAGCTTTTGCTGAGTTTGAACAGAACTCTTTACTCACGTTTTTCCTCTAATGAAGTATTCTGCTCTTAGTTGTGGGTGTGCTGGGTGGAGTGTGTAAAACATTTAACATGATCAAAGGATGAAGACAGTATTTTGACAAAATAAGAAGTAGGGATTAATTTACACTACATTATACAAGAAATAAACTGAATAAAAGTGTCACAGGTACAAATTTAAAaggttaatttcttttaaatgcagATGATAAAGTTGGTATTATCAGTGTTTTCTTAAGATTTTCCTGTCTTACACTTGCCATCCCTCTCAAAATTGGG
Coding sequences within:
- the LOC128571867 gene encoding ras-related C3 botulinum toxin substrate 1-like, translating into MQAIKYVVVRDGAVGKTCQLISYTTNAFPGEYIPTVFDNYSANVMADGKLENLGLWDTAGQEDYDRLRPLSYPQTDVFLICFSLVSPASFENVRAKWYPEVQHHCPNTPIILVGTKLDLRDDKDMIEKLKEKKLTPITYPQGLAMAKEIGAIKYLECSAFTQRGLKTVFDEAIRAVLYPPPVKKRNRKCLLL